The DNA region GGTTGGTAGGGATTCTTGTCAAAATAGTACTGGTGGTAATCTTCAGCAGGGTAAAACACTTCAGCGGAATTCACTTCTGTCACAATAGGGTTAGGCCAGATATGTTGCTGGTTTAATTCGTTAACCATGTTTATGGTAGTGGTACGCTGCGCTTCATTTTGGCAAAATACAGCAGAGCGATACTGTGTCCCCACATCATTGCCTTGGCGGTTGGGTGTGGTGGGGTCATGTGATACAAAGAATATTTCCAGCAGCGTTTCAAAGCTGACTACTGATGCATCGTAAGTGATTTGAATCGCTTCGGCGTGGCCGGTTTCTCCATTGCAAATCTGTTTGTAGGTTGGGTTGGTAGTGTGGCCGCCGATGTACCCTGATACGACTTTCTTCACGCCGTTCAGTTGGCTAAATACTGGCTCTGTGCACCAAAAGCAGCCGCCGGCAAATACTGCAATCTCTTCATGACTCATGATCTAATCCTTATAATAATGCTTTGAGTGTTTAAGCTATATTTTATGCTTGGCGCTAATTATCTGCTGTATTGTTAGTCACAATATCAAGCTAAACATTCATTTTTCTAAATATTTCTCCGCAATCATTATCCATGCAGTTGAATGCTTTATACGTAGATTTTAATTCTTACTTTGCTTCGGTGGAGCAGCAGTTGGTG from Methylotenera sp. L2L1 includes:
- the msrA gene encoding peptide-methionine (S)-S-oxide reductase MsrA, coding for MSHEEIAVFAGGCFWCTEPVFSQLNGVKKVVSGYIGGHTTNPTYKQICNGETGHAEAIQITYDASVVSFETLLEIFFVSHDPTTPNRQGNDVGTQYRSAVFCQNEAQRTTTINMVNELNQQHIWPNPIVTEVNSAEVFYPAEDYHQYYFDKNPYQPYCMAVAAPKAAKIRAKYAQLIKG